A single Muntiacus reevesi chromosome 9, mMunRee1.1, whole genome shotgun sequence DNA region contains:
- the LOC136174670 gene encoding olfactory receptor 4P4-like has product MENQNNVTEFVFIGLWGNKKMELLFFSLFLLCYLAVLMGNVIVLLTIICSHLKQQPMYYFLCHLSLMDVSYTSTVVPRLIRDLAAARKNISYNSCMTQLFTAHLLAGVELFLLVSMAFDRYVAIVKPLHYMTSMNRQRCNMLIVLAWAVSFWHSLALLLMVLKLPFCGPNQIDHYLCDVKPLLKLVCKDIHVVSILVIANSGMVMLVIFLVLVASYIVILYNLRAHSSAGRKKALSTCGSHIAVVVLFFVPCIYTYVLPAGSANKDKDISVFYTVIGPMLNPLIYTLRNVEMKIAMRKVWSKVTRSDLK; this is encoded by the coding sequence ATGGAAAACCAAAACAATGTCACAGAATTTGTTTTCATAGGGTTGTggggaaataagaaaatggagctactgttcttttccttgtTCCTGCTCTGTTACCTGGCTGTCTTGATGGGGAATGTCATCGTCTTACTCACCATCATCTGCAGCCATCTAAAGCAGCAGCCCATGTACTACTTTCTCTGTCACCTCTCCCTCATGGATGTCAGCTACACCTCCACGGTGGTCCCCAGGCTAATCAGGGACTTAGCTGCAGCAAGAAAAAACATTTCCTATAACAGCTGTATGACCCAGCTCTTCACTGCCCACTTGCTGGCAGGTGTGGAGCTCTTCCTCTTGGTGTCCATGGCTTTTGACCGCTACGTCGCCATCGTCAAGCCCCTGCACTACATGACCAGCATGAACAGACAGAGGTGCAACATGCTGATCGTCCTGGCCTGGGCTGTCAGCTTTTGGCATTCTCTTGCTTTACTTCTCATGGTACTCAAGTTACCTTTCTGCGGTCCTAATCAGATAGATCACTACCTATGTGATGTGAAGCCTCTGTTGAAACTGGTGTGCAAAGATATTCATGTTGTGAGTATCTTAGTGATTGCAAATTCAGGAATGGTGATGCTTGTCATATTTCTTGTTCTAGTAGCTTCTTACATAGTCATACTATATAACCTTAGAGCACATTCTTCTGCAGGGCGAAAAAAAGCTCTCTCAACGTGTGGTTCTCACATAGCAGTTGTAGTGTTATTCTTCGTGCCCTGTATCTATACTTACGTTCTGCCTGCAGGGAGCGCGAACAAGGACAAGGACATCTCGGTGTTTTACACTGTGATTGGCCCCATGCTGAACCCTCTCATCTACACCCTGAGAAACGTGGAGATGAAAATCGCCATGAGGAAGGTATGGTCTAAAGTGACGCGTTCAGATTTGAAGTAA